The Clarias gariepinus isolate MV-2021 ecotype Netherlands chromosome 28, CGAR_prim_01v2, whole genome shotgun sequence DNA window GACGGAACGGTGGTAAATCAATCCGCAGAAATTAGGAAAACAATCCGTCAACTATGTTTAAATATgtacaaagaaattaaaattgatGATAACCTGTTAAAAACCTTCTTAAATGATCAAGGTCAAATAACTACGTTTTAAAAGTCGAAGAGAGCGAAGTCAACTCAGCAATTCagcaattaaataataaaaaaaaaatcaccaggaAAAGACGATCTTCCTCTAGAATTCTATAACACATTTTCTTCAGACATATCTAAACTGTTAACTAAGGCTTTCAGTGAGGGCATTAACAAAGGTTTCATGTATGACTCCTTTTATGATGGAATATTATCTTTACTATATAAAAATGGAGACACACAAGACATTAATAATTGGAGACACTTAACTCTAATGAATGTAGActataaaatatttgcaaaaataatcatgaatcgtatgactgaaatattagatttaattattttcaaagaGCAAACGTGTGCAATTAAAGGTAGACTCATATGGGACAATTTAAACACCTTAAGATAACTTGTGTATGAGAAACACGAAGCCGGTTTTTACGTGGTAGCTTTGGGTCAAAGAAAAGCTTTTGATCTTATATCTAGAAAATATTTATGGGAAGTCTTAAGAATGTACAATTTCTCTGAACACTTTATAAAAATGGTTCAATGTTTGTATGGACAATCTAATATGCAAGTCAACGTCAATGGTCATCTGACAGAGTATTTACAATAAGGAGAGGCGTTAAACAAGGATgtcccctgagtgcagccattTATGTTCTGGCAATAAGTCcattaattcataaaattcaAAGTGACAAGTGACTTGAAGGAGTAAAATTAGGGGAGAACAGAATTGTAATATCTGCTTATGCAGACAacattacagtttttattaaatcaaaacatGACCTAGAAATAATACTCGAGCATTTTAAATCGTACGAAAAAGTCGCTAGAGCGtcactaaatatgaataaaactgaatgtgTATGGATCGGAAATcctaaaaagaaatttaaaaaacaaaagactataaacaaaacattggGGGATTCTGTAATGTGGGATGCACTCTCCTTATAGATGTGGACTCTATGAAatataacaattgttaaattttgtttgcaaatgtatttattattattattattattattattattattattattattataactgtcattattatttcttattattaccCTTTGACCTATTTGTCTTCTGAATTAAATTATCGTTGCGgatattgtaatataatgtGACTGTCATTGTAATCATTTACAATCATTATATGCCTTttctcaataataaaaaaaaaataataaaaggccTTTCTCACTAATCGTGTGCTTGAACGCTTGAGATCTGCTGTCAGGACTCGGATTTTCGCCGAAAAATGTCCGGAGAAAACACAGTTGCTAGGATGTGACGGAAGTGCAGTCATTCCGCGCCTGCCTGGTTGAGTCTACACCGATCTCATGTGTGTTTTAAGATCAGTCCCATTCCAGTGTGTTCCAGCGTACTCAGCGTTACACTCGCTTATTCTACTTAGCTTCCTGAGAGATGGCAGAAGTGGCTCCTGCTCCCGCCGCCGCGCCGGCTAAAGCGCCCAAGAAGAAAGCAGCTTCGCGGCCAAAGAAAGCTGGTCCTAGCGTCGGCGAGCTTATTGTCAAAGCGGTTTCTTCATCCAAGGAGAGGAGCGGCGTGTCTCTCCCCGCCTTGAAGAAAGCTCTGGCTGCCGGTGGATACGATGTGGAGAAAAACAACTCCCGCGTTAAGCTCGCCGTCAAGAAACTAGTGGAAAAGGCCGTCTTACTTCAGACCAAAGGCACCGGCGCGTCTGGCTCTTTCAAGCTAAACAAGAAGCAGTCCGAAGCCAAGAAAATCGTGCCCAAAGCGAAGAAGGTGGCCGCAAAAAAGCCCAAAAAGTTAGCGGTCAAGAAATCCGCCGCGAAGAAGTCTCCTAAGAAGGCGCCGAAGAAGCCCGCCGCCGCCAAGAAGTCGGCTGCCGCCAAAAAGTCGCCGAAGAAGCCGGCTGCCGCGAAGAAGTCGCCGAAGAAGCCGGCTGCCgcgaagaaacccaccaagagcCCCAAGAAGGCGAAGAAGCCGACGACTCCGAAAAAGACGGCCAAAAGCCCAAAGAAGGCAAAGGCCGTTAAGCCCAAGGCAAAAAAGCTAGCTCCTAAAAGGAAGTAAACgtgttagtttttattttattttgcttcccctaaacggctcttttaagagccacccacaTTGTCCTGTACGGAGCATTGGTATTCCGTTTTTATAGTCAaattccattttctttttcacacaaTTAAGTGCAGAAAGGTCTTTAATCATGTGTTGCATAATATTTTCAAACGATTTCATAGTTTGCACgttctttcttctgtttttatttatattaccaAATGATCTGTTTCATGATTGTTTTAGCTACATTTCCTATATTTTAACCGTGCACGGATGTATACATCACTAATGATTTCTTTCATGTTTCTGTCcctgaattattttttaaaaagccatcAAAAGTGTCAAGAAGCAATCATTTTCATAAACAGATGACGATTATTAGCTGTTCACTGTgtacaatataaacacacacacacacgtattttTCTTATACAAAACAAACTTCAGACAccttaatttatataaaaaactactatatttatataaaaaaaggtagGTCAGTCACCACTTAACTCCTATATGTAAAATACATAACATTTTGTACTGTAATACACATTGCTGTTATTTGCACTTTAATGGACAAACGCtttatgttaataaaataaactcagGTTAATCTGTGAGTGTGAAtctgaaagaaaggaagagaaagagagtgacaCATTTCATTTTCATACCTGCACTGATTCCTGCTACAGTCTAATAAGAATCAGCTAAATCACTGATCAGATGAGGAGAGTTTATCTGAACGGAGTATCTCTTCACCGTCATAAATGTAAAGCAGAGACAGATCCTGTGAGTGAGCACGGTCTGGCTGTGAAGATGGGCCGGCACAGGAAAACCTGGCTGCACAGAGAAGAGAGACTGTGCACTGTGTACGAGCGGTGAGGTCAAGATAGAGCTACACGTCCTCCTCCAGTGTCACCTTCACTAAGATCATcactcaaattttttttttcaaaattaacccatggtgaatatatatatatatatatatatatatatatatatatatatatatatatatatataattatttgggCGGGCGTGTTTTGATTGTGTGTACTCAATATGATATTCTTTTCCATCATatctaatatgtttataattGTATATCTGTTTATACATTCagatttatgttatttataatgtaattaatgttttatcCTGTAATTGCCAGTTCATGCCAATAAAGTTCTtcaaaactgaactgaacttcAGGTGTTTAGAATTTGACGGCCTTATTTGTAATTGGTGGATTTTCTACAACAACCGGAGCCAATGAGAGTGAGAATGCAGCCAATGAGAACGCAGCAGTTGAATCTATATTAGAGAGCGCTCGGGTCATGTGTTGTTTTACTTAGTTCGCGGAACATATCTCAGAATTAATCATGACTGGAAGAGGCAAAACCGGGGGAAAAGCTCGCGCTAAGGCCAAGACTCGCTCATCCAGAGCAGGATTGCAGTTTCCCGTGGGCCGTGTCCATAGGCTTCTCCGTAAAGGGAACTACGCCGAGCGTGTTGGTGCCGGTGCTCCGGTCTACTTGGCCGCCGTGTTGGAGTATTTGACCGCTGAGATTCTCGAGCTGGCTGGCAATGCCGCCCGCGACAACAAGAAGACTCGTATCATTCCCCGACATCTGCAGCTCGCTGTGCGTAACGATGAGGAGCTGAACAAACTGCTCGGTGGAGTAACCATCGCTCAGGGTGGTGTGTTGCCTAACATCCAGGCTGTCCTTCTTCCCAAGAAGACCGAGAAGCCGGCCAAGACCAAGTAACTTCCCCCACTGCTGCATTTGTCAGTACCCaaaggctcttttaagagccacccatTTTTCCCTTTAAAAGTGCGACTTTCTTTGTTAGTAATCATGGGTTTAACGCGGGTGTGAGTAGAAACTGTATAAACCTAAGAATAATTACAATGGATCCCATGTTCTCCAGTCGGGGTCTACTTGTGTGCTACACTATATGCTTCTGAGAGACTATATAATATTGTGAGAGGAATCGTGTTCGGAAGACAGTAATATTTTGAGCTACATTGTTTAGAAATGTTTTCCTGTTATATGAAGTGAATACTTGTAAgtattcagtttatttttctaCCAAAGTTATTCTGTCCAATAAGGTATGTAATGTTTGACGTAATGCTCAAATGACTTTAGGTTCAAATTTTATGTCAcatagtcatacacagtacgatattcagtgaaatgcttacacgactgccagtgaccttaaaaaaaaagcttatacataagaaaataaatacaaatatataatacGTCATTGTAAGAACATAcaataactagtaaaatatgctgtacaaaaatactgtaataaaagaaatgttcgAAAATAAGAACTAGTGAAATGagaaaatatcaatataacagatagaaatataaaaatagaaatatgtcaAAACAGAAATTTAGTTTGAAATGGctctggtgtgcaaatatgcaaaagaaGTGACTTCgtaagtgtcttatttaaagtgatttgtgctaaaaatctaaatgtcttatttaaagtgatttctgCTATTAGTGATAGTTACCCCACGTTACGTTATTGCTTATGATCTATCTCGCTGATAATATCTGGAAAGCCCgattctctctctgtatcactCTTACATCCCCGCTGACGAAGtcttaaaataaatcacttgggaactaaaatgaaaaagaataaaaaagtaaaactggTAAAATAGGAAATATGCATAAGATTACGTTTTGACGTTTCTTATGTATATACCCTTGTAAATATGTATAGTTCGTCTAAATTCCTGCATAATATATgtctatattataataatagtctGCTCttattcatgtatatacatatatacatccTCATATTTATATGCTATCTTGGTGGCTTAAAcgggacctgggtcctaatttcgtaccaagacatggaagtgtgctggtatgacaataaagcaTCCTTGAATCCTTGAAATAACATTTGATAaagttgttttattgatttttacaatcaatcaatcaatctttatacatccatggacactatattccacgcacatcacatctacactacatgttcacgtttacattctggaccattgcacattGAACGTTTACactctggaccattgcacattGAACGTTTACactctggaccattgcacaaagacac harbors:
- the LOC128515620 gene encoding histone H1-like translates to MAEVAPAPAAAPAKAPKKKAASRPKKAGPSVGELIVKAVSSSKERSGVSLPALKKALAAGGYDVEKNNSRVKLAVKKLVEKAVLLQTKGTGASGSFKLNKKQSEAKKIVPKAKKVAAKKPKKLAVKKSAAKKSPKKAPKKPAAAKKSAAAKKSPKKPAAAKKSPKKPAAAKKPTKSPKKAKKPTTPKKTAKSPKKAKAVKPKAKKLAPKRK